From a single Pigmentibacter ruber genomic region:
- a CDS encoding M23 family metallopeptidase, with product MSELGKSFKKTNYKYKSTTKKKFFDSHTIIYVSKKTGKTHIFQLPTILPPILLLSSITILTIAVTMTWNYVVTKKDALELERLRDQSLGLQSEVEALNSKIKNIQNQVEQVNYYSDKIKKVTTRTDDRKKSNSIKSTTQNIENSKPPIEHTPKGNEIGPLTKEEFDLSNKMTGLKYDSLELKSLFDVANESEYKTNKQLEDLKVFLVEAQKHALKLQSIPDIAPVRGRFTSAYGWRVSPFTGQSRIHFGIDIAAPKGSPIFATANGTVHKVGHSDDYGKFVELIHEKKMITRYAHTSVIYVKEGAKIKKGDIIAAVGNTGHSTGPHVHYEIEVSGKRHDPQTFIVIW from the coding sequence GTGTCCGAACTAGGTAAATCCTTTAAAAAAACTAACTACAAGTACAAAAGTACTACGAAAAAAAAATTTTTCGATAGTCATACTATAATTTATGTATCTAAAAAAACTGGGAAAACTCATATTTTTCAATTACCTACTATTTTGCCTCCAATTCTTCTTTTAAGCTCAATAACCATTTTAACAATAGCTGTTACAATGACTTGGAATTACGTAGTTACAAAAAAAGATGCTTTAGAACTAGAAAGACTAAGAGATCAAAGCTTAGGTCTCCAAAGTGAAGTAGAAGCTTTAAATTCAAAAATAAAAAATATTCAAAATCAAGTTGAGCAAGTAAACTATTATTCAGATAAAATTAAAAAAGTAACTACTAGAACAGATGACCGCAAAAAATCAAACAGTATAAAAAGTACAACCCAAAATATTGAAAATAGTAAACCTCCAATAGAACATACTCCTAAAGGAAATGAAATTGGCCCATTGACTAAAGAAGAATTTGATTTATCAAACAAAATGACTGGTCTAAAGTATGATAGCTTAGAGTTAAAATCACTTTTTGATGTCGCAAATGAATCGGAATATAAAACAAATAAACAATTAGAAGATTTAAAAGTGTTTCTTGTTGAAGCTCAAAAACATGCTTTAAAGCTTCAAAGCATACCAGACATTGCACCAGTTAGAGGGCGTTTTACCTCTGCATATGGCTGGCGTGTCAGCCCATTTACTGGCCAAAGTCGAATTCACTTTGGAATAGATATCGCTGCACCTAAAGGTTCACCAATTTTTGCAACAGCAAACGGAACTGTCCATAAAGTGGGACATTCGGATGATTATGGAAAATTTGTTGAATTGATTCATGAAAAAAAAATGATTACTAGATATGCACACACCAGTGTTATTTATGTAAAAGAAGGAGCGAAAATAAAAAAAGGAGATATTATTGCTGCCGTTGGTAATACGGGACATAGTACAGGTCCACATGTTCACTACGAAATAGAAGTTAGTGGAAAAAGACATGACCCGCAAACGTTTATAGTAATCTGGTAA
- a CDS encoding bifunctional folylpolyglutamate synthase/dihydrofolate synthase, with protein MKPGSHRLHLLLKNYLKDDILQIPSVLVGGSNGKGTTCAFIESILRSHDIKTGLYTSPHLIHPNERIRINGVPLSEDTFEKNLLIIITEAQNTLPDASLFEILTAAALYTFKEEKIDFLICEVGLGGLLDSTNCIAPLVSILTSVSLEHTDILGDTEEQIAIDKAFISRRNKPIILGDLNQSAISGALKTIQLTGAVPKFFDTMLYEKFSQVFSQIKLNNNSEFSFANLNISNLNTALLAIQEIEVEMQNQFNTKLNLNIEKTLTGIKKTQWPGRFDIRQIENRTIIFDASHNPDGFEFFLREYKSSNFSNKRCTLVFASLSDKDWRKTLRKIPEIAHTIYITEMDSPRAELSKNILEYFNKLKIENQSQHFDIFCYDKYEIALEAAMNQNINDPIVITGSIAFIGLVMERLGLSFLSGN; from the coding sequence ATGAAACCCGGTTCACATCGTTTGCACTTGCTCCTAAAAAATTATTTGAAAGACGATATCCTTCAGATACCATCAGTTCTTGTTGGCGGCAGCAATGGCAAAGGTACAACCTGTGCTTTTATAGAAAGTATTTTAAGATCGCACGATATAAAAACTGGTCTTTACACATCACCGCACTTAATACATCCAAATGAAAGAATTAGAATAAATGGAGTACCCCTCTCAGAAGATACTTTTGAAAAAAATTTACTAATAATAATCACAGAAGCTCAGAATACGTTGCCTGATGCTAGTTTATTTGAAATTCTAACAGCTGCTGCTTTATATACTTTTAAAGAAGAAAAAATAGATTTTTTAATCTGCGAAGTAGGTCTAGGAGGATTGTTAGATAGTACAAACTGCATAGCTCCTTTGGTTAGTATATTAACTTCAGTTAGCCTAGAACATACTGATATTTTAGGAGATACTGAAGAACAAATTGCAATAGACAAGGCGTTTATTTCTAGAAGAAATAAACCCATAATTTTAGGAGATTTAAATCAGTCTGCAATATCTGGTGCACTGAAAACAATACAGCTTACTGGAGCTGTTCCTAAATTCTTCGATACTATGTTATATGAAAAATTTAGCCAGGTTTTTTCCCAAATTAAATTAAATAACAATTCTGAATTTTCTTTTGCTAATCTTAATATTTCTAATTTAAATACAGCTCTGCTTGCAATCCAAGAAATAGAAGTAGAAATGCAAAATCAATTTAATACAAAATTAAATTTAAATATTGAAAAGACTCTTACAGGAATAAAAAAGACTCAATGGCCTGGCAGATTTGACATTCGCCAAATTGAAAATAGAACTATTATTTTTGATGCATCGCATAATCCCGATGGTTTTGAATTCTTTTTACGTGAATACAAAAGTTCCAATTTTTCTAATAAACGTTGTACATTAGTTTTTGCAAGCTTGAGTGATAAAGATTGGAGAAAAACATTAAGAAAAATTCCTGAAATAGCTCATACCATTTATATTACAGAAATGGATTCGCCTAGAGCTGAATTATCTAAAAATATTTTAGAATATTTCAACAAGTTAAAAATAGAGAATCAATCTCAACATTTTGATATTTTCTGTTATGATAAATACGAAATTGCATTAGAAGCTGCAATGAATCAAAATATTAATGATCCTATTGTTATTACTGGTTCTATAGCTTTTATTGGTTTAGTAATGGAACGATTAGGTCTTTCCTTCTTATCGGGGAATTGA
- the accD gene encoding acetyl-CoA carboxylase, carboxyltransferase subunit beta, producing the protein MGWLSREPAKLQDVSEKKSLPSGVWEKCPSCSEIVLISDLEENHLVCPTCNYHHRLPGEQRIELLIDNNTFFEWDHTLCSNDPLQSDDGRPYKDRLKNMIKKTSKYDAVITGAGLLNNRPVALGVLDFFWMGGSMGSVVGERINRMFARARRNNMPVILVSSSGGARMQEGLLSLMQMAKTSAAIALHREASLPFISIMCDPTTGGVAASFAMLGDINYAEPKSTIGFAGRRVIENIIRQKLPDNFQTAEFCFEHGVLDKIVKRQEMKEILARTLNILCEPLPKNKQKN; encoded by the coding sequence ATGGGATGGCTATCGCGCGAACCAGCAAAACTTCAAGATGTGTCAGAAAAAAAATCATTACCTAGTGGGGTCTGGGAAAAATGTCCTTCCTGCTCAGAAATAGTTCTTATATCAGATCTTGAAGAAAACCACCTTGTTTGTCCAACTTGCAACTATCACCATCGGTTACCTGGCGAACAGCGTATTGAACTTCTTATTGACAATAATACTTTTTTTGAATGGGATCACACATTATGCAGTAATGACCCGTTACAATCAGATGATGGCCGTCCTTATAAAGATCGGCTAAAAAATATGATCAAAAAAACATCTAAATACGATGCCGTAATAACTGGAGCAGGTCTTTTAAATAATAGACCAGTTGCTTTAGGTGTACTTGATTTCTTTTGGATGGGTGGAAGCATGGGTTCGGTTGTCGGCGAAAGAATAAATCGAATGTTTGCTAGAGCAAGAAGAAATAATATGCCTGTTATTCTAGTTAGTAGTAGTGGTGGTGCTAGAATGCAAGAAGGGTTACTATCTTTAATGCAAATGGCAAAAACTTCAGCTGCAATAGCCTTACATCGCGAAGCAAGTCTCCCTTTTATTAGTATTATGTGCGATCCAACCACAGGCGGTGTTGCTGCCAGTTTCGCAATGCTTGGTGACATTAATTACGCTGAACCCAAATCAACTATAGGTTTTGCAGGGAGAAGAGTAATTGAAAATATCATCAGACAAAAGTTACCTGATAATTTTCAAACAGCAGAATTTTGTTTTGAGCATGGTGTTTTAGATAAAATTGTCAAAAGACAAGAAATGAAAGAAATTCTTGCGAGAACTTTAAATATTTTATGTGAGCCATTGCCAAAAAATAAACAAAAAAATTAA
- a CDS encoding translocation/assembly module TamB domain-containing protein, which produces MIKFLKRLLLFVVVTFVALNALVFFILNSQTIQHAIVEYINVNYLEKSKLKLSLGLLSLNFFSGSLNLNEVYIKEVKRNIEAPNQLGNFNFGLNQLTISFDILASYFRRTPVIKKITLRGGGIQLGYDDKNKLILPDFLQFEDDNEPINIPKILQENISKIPFSIEGINLNFIIGKETNNNYQKVILSHIEIEKEFNKNGVPVLKNNLLITDTTLAFPFLIDKVYINHLESTLFVGIDGSVYSDSFEFKSNLAELITDIRGHLSTDIMHSTYIANIKSLKLNAKNVFHLLEMEAKGEAILSGAVVSGKTLLDEPIFDGRVDWNHFKLMQFDIYNGSSDLHFKDRSIFYSNAKIKTYKNGSIYSQGQFKLFDSFEFENEAQIENLSFAELLNGLGASFTPVDFGIYSDKMLVTGKIISPNEKKVFELNAKGSGSARNMLVTTFTDNKERPPLPTIDFDLDLGASVLGLILDNTHATIAKKVNDNSGSVKITKAFIDFTPPKGISANASISGKGLNLNILDYFLKFKTQGIGDFTGIIKVESGSTNVVFNGTANANNAEMFGVEFNNYAGEIGLDNNGIWTKNAFVNFKNKITNEDSILKLNSVNVEYKNLNSKIEASGENLNLNSIIEANKFWIKPIFYSTNGKIKKFSASLSGLIMHPSTWSLKLSSNIEDLDFLNGKVNDSKVILNCKVGICANSVFLLNNIQDKSPDKNSPSKGASFAFFELNNFSFDYSGFKGKVNNFPISVFSTPDNKLSGKLNANLEMGGKWNELEGNFKLLASDFSMNNSWFGDISLLGKQKLDNNFSIDFSLYNNQILGNYLIPRNVEQNTILFVKLSNFDATNLLSDNVKTNYNLFSQFNGSFSFQGPMGFDQFKNNSWYQKWTGKGTLDSGHVQVGRMLMDINTASLINFNGKIIDLNAFQMTGQIGKIEIGNSKFNLENKYLNTSLNIDANLNKIDQLHDDFGSSEGNLKGQFILDGYLSDLTTSGSLVLDAKTLFLKNYQPAFTNLFGKFEFNGNKLELNSFYAEKGAGYISGAGSIDFSKLFSENPQPPDLFFKLSAQNVDLRIPVPIIQLIDTTFDAGISISGNSMPYNIAGDVTISKFRIFKDIGCDEITKQLNLQNSSLNTTQGTSIPIANLNINLQALNSLVVQTQCVRGKFSTSPTLHIAGDTTNPVLIGNLTTDRANLFLLKSRFEVKRADFNFIELQKYDPNIDVQMEARVASYTIFANLNGRFSRPKIDLSIIPPNLPNGDRMTEFDIISIISTGQIPAQSSSANLLSASTNVFFSFGDSTPGLGVLNSTVNTVTAGLFDNVNVVPTSQNGQYSWRVTASRSVAERFNLGVSYQGQSGDAGASPSFTADYFLNDVISLFSSYSITNSSTSSTQQQSLSDYTGGLRFRFGSQ; this is translated from the coding sequence GTGATTAAGTTTTTAAAAAGATTACTATTGTTTGTTGTTGTGACGTTTGTAGCATTGAATGCTTTAGTTTTTTTTATTCTAAATAGTCAAACTATTCAGCATGCTATTGTTGAATATATTAATGTTAATTACTTAGAAAAGAGTAAGTTAAAGTTAAGCTTGGGTTTATTAAGTTTAAACTTTTTCTCTGGTTCACTTAATTTAAATGAAGTATATATAAAAGAAGTTAAAAGAAATATTGAAGCCCCAAATCAATTAGGTAATTTTAATTTTGGCTTGAATCAATTAACTATTTCTTTTGATATTTTAGCTTCTTATTTTCGAAGAACGCCTGTAATAAAAAAAATTACATTAAGAGGAGGTGGAATTCAATTAGGTTATGATGATAAAAATAAATTAATTCTACCAGATTTTCTTCAGTTTGAAGATGATAATGAGCCAATAAATATTCCAAAAATATTACAAGAAAATATTTCTAAAATTCCATTTTCAATTGAAGGAATTAATTTAAATTTTATTATAGGAAAAGAAACAAATAATAACTATCAAAAAGTTATACTTTCACATATTGAAATTGAAAAAGAATTTAATAAAAATGGAGTACCGGTTCTAAAAAATAATTTATTAATTACCGATACAACATTGGCTTTTCCTTTTTTAATTGATAAAGTATATATAAATCATTTAGAAAGTACCTTATTTGTAGGGATTGATGGAAGTGTTTATTCTGATAGTTTTGAATTTAAAAGTAATTTAGCAGAATTAATTACAGATATTAGAGGTCATTTATCAACAGATATAATGCATTCAACTTATATTGCAAATATCAAATCATTAAAATTAAATGCTAAAAATGTATTTCATTTGTTAGAAATGGAAGCTAAAGGTGAAGCGATTTTGTCTGGAGCGGTTGTTTCTGGAAAAACATTACTAGATGAACCTATTTTTGATGGAAGAGTGGATTGGAATCATTTTAAATTAATGCAATTTGATATTTATAATGGTAGTTCAGATTTGCATTTCAAAGATAGAAGTATTTTTTATTCGAATGCTAAAATAAAAACTTATAAAAACGGAAGTATATATTCTCAAGGACAATTTAAATTATTTGATTCATTTGAATTTGAAAATGAAGCACAAATTGAAAATTTAAGCTTTGCTGAATTATTAAATGGATTAGGTGCTTCTTTTACACCTGTTGATTTTGGTATTTATTCTGACAAAATGTTAGTAACTGGTAAAATTATTAGCCCAAATGAAAAAAAAGTTTTTGAATTAAATGCAAAAGGTTCTGGAAGTGCGAGAAATATGTTAGTAACAACTTTTACTGATAATAAAGAAAGGCCCCCACTTCCAACAATCGATTTTGATCTTGATTTAGGAGCTTCAGTTTTAGGTTTAATTCTAGATAATACACACGCTACTATTGCAAAGAAAGTTAATGATAACTCTGGTAGTGTTAAAATTACTAAAGCATTTATAGATTTTACCCCACCCAAAGGTATTTCAGCTAACGCTTCAATTTCTGGTAAAGGCTTAAATTTAAATATTTTAGATTATTTTTTAAAATTTAAAACTCAAGGTATTGGTGATTTTACCGGTATAATTAAAGTTGAATCAGGTTCAACAAATGTTGTATTTAATGGAACCGCAAATGCAAATAACGCTGAAATGTTTGGAGTTGAATTTAATAATTATGCTGGAGAGATAGGTTTAGATAATAATGGTATTTGGACAAAAAATGCTTTTGTAAATTTTAAAAATAAAATTACTAATGAAGATTCTATCTTAAAATTGAATTCAGTAAATGTAGAATATAAAAATCTAAATTCAAAAATAGAAGCGTCTGGTGAGAATTTAAATCTAAATTCTATTATTGAAGCAAATAAATTTTGGATTAAACCCATTTTTTATTCGACTAATGGGAAAATAAAGAAATTTTCTGCATCATTATCTGGTCTAATAATGCATCCATCTACATGGTCATTAAAGTTGAGTTCAAATATAGAAGATTTAGATTTTCTAAATGGTAAAGTAAATGATTCAAAAGTAATTTTAAATTGTAAAGTAGGTATTTGTGCAAATTCTGTTTTTCTACTTAATAATATACAAGATAAATCTCCTGATAAAAATTCACCTAGTAAAGGAGCTTCTTTTGCATTTTTTGAATTGAATAATTTTTCATTTGATTATTCAGGATTTAAAGGGAAAGTTAATAATTTTCCTATTTCAGTGTTCTCTACACCTGATAATAAATTATCAGGAAAATTAAATGCAAATCTTGAAATGGGTGGAAAATGGAATGAATTAGAAGGAAATTTTAAGTTATTAGCATCTGATTTTTCTATGAATAATAGTTGGTTTGGAGATATTAGTTTGTTAGGAAAACAGAAACTAGATAATAATTTTTCAATTGATTTTTCTCTTTATAATAATCAAATTCTTGGAAATTACTTGATCCCAAGAAATGTAGAACAAAACACTATATTATTTGTTAAGTTATCTAATTTTGACGCTACAAATCTATTATCTGATAATGTTAAAACTAATTATAATTTATTTTCACAATTTAATGGTTCTTTTAGTTTTCAGGGTCCAATGGGATTTGATCAATTTAAAAATAATAGTTGGTATCAAAAATGGACAGGAAAGGGAACGCTTGATTCTGGCCATGTACAAGTTGGAAGAATGCTGATGGATATCAATACAGCAAGTTTAATAAATTTTAATGGTAAAATTATTGATTTGAATGCATTTCAAATGACGGGACAAATTGGTAAGATTGAAATTGGTAATTCGAAATTTAATTTGGAAAATAAATATTTAAATACATCATTAAATATTGATGCTAATCTTAATAAAATTGATCAATTACACGATGATTTTGGCTCATCAGAAGGAAATCTTAAAGGACAGTTTATTTTAGACGGATATTTGTCTGACTTAACAACATCTGGTTCATTAGTGCTTGATGCAAAAACTTTATTTTTAAAGAATTATCAACCCGCATTTACAAATTTATTTGGAAAATTTGAATTTAATGGGAATAAATTAGAACTAAATTCATTTTATGCAGAAAAAGGTGCTGGTTATATAAGTGGTGCTGGAAGTATAGATTTTTCAAAATTATTCAGCGAAAATCCTCAACCTCCAGATTTATTTTTCAAATTATCAGCACAAAATGTAGATTTAAGAATACCTGTACCAATAATTCAATTAATTGATACTACTTTTGATGCTGGAATTTCAATTTCTGGCAACTCAATGCCGTACAATATTGCAGGGGATGTTACTATTAGTAAATTTCGTATTTTTAAAGATATTGGATGTGATGAAATAACTAAACAATTAAATTTACAGAATTCTAGTTTGAATACTACACAAGGAACATCCATTCCTATTGCAAATCTTAATATCAACCTTCAAGCTCTAAACTCATTAGTGGTACAAACGCAATGTGTTAGAGGTAAATTCTCTACTTCTCCAACTCTGCATATTGCTGGTGATACAACAAATCCAGTTTTAATTGGAAATTTAACAACTGATAGAGCAAATTTATTTTTGTTGAAAAGTAGATTTGAAGTTAAGCGAGCTGATTTTAATTTCATTGAACTTCAGAAATATGATCCAAATATTGACGTTCAAATGGAAGCAAGAGTCGCTTCTTATACAATTTTTGCCAATTTAAATGGAAGGTTTAGTCGACCCAAAATAGACTTAAGTATTATTCCTCCAAATTTACCAAACGGTGATAGAATGACAGAATTTGATATTATTTCAATTATATCAACTGGACAAATTCCAGCTCAAAGCTCAAGTGCAAACTTACTTTCTGCTTCCACAAATGTATTTTTTTCGTTTGGAGATAGTACTCCAGGTTTAGGAGTTTTAAATTCTACAGTAAATACAGTAACAGCAGGTCTTTTTGATAATGTTAATGTGGTTCCTACTTCGCAAAATGGGCAATACAGTTGGAGAGTAACAGCGAGTCGCTCCGTTGCAGAAAGATTTAATTTAGGTGTAAGCTACCAAGGACAATCTGGAGATGCAGGTGCTTCACCGTCATTTACAGCTGATTACTTTTTAAATGATGTTATTAGTTTGTTTAGTTCGTATTCTATTACAAACTCATCTACGTCCTCCACACAACAACAATCATTGAGTGATTACACTGGTGGGCTGAGGTTTAGATTTGGAAGTCAATAA
- a CDS encoding outer membrane protein assembly factor, whose protein sequence is MEVNKFIKIIFFVLFSFISFTVFGQINKYRLLDPSVAPRSVELHLFVDGKEVNFYSDILVTLSSVPLSELDDAIISELIETKLYQNVEVEKFITKNNEIIFITKATTIKRIQEIIINGLNSSELSEYLRIITSQRGQPFNESILNSDAEKIRKNLYEHGFLNAKIISTKVNEISSDYVQVVFDVEKNNPCRIDQVVIEDSYANILNFITAPIETGTLCDLKVIKETLDLTKENYLEQGYLQAKVDLKNISYSATKESAKLSLEIDKGPRTTFQIYDQETGVLLQDFLQSKQSLTYSDIILMTDSDLVSNLTTFYQKEGYAFPVVSEPERVIDSKGNTVLKFLVKKGPLVKIGKVTFIGHLPQSEDDVLEYIGLKKTFFSTGIPFSKDNIGTYRDKLKNLYLEEGFADVQVAAPDFIPSQDKSEMDIIFRIDRGAKYILNQLILEGLPPDFKIDQAKINSILELNSAISTMKRKALVDEYRRQLLVKGYLYNQILINQEIISNQVDIKKVNLKLTVYPGQVVRIRKIFVDSDIVGKDSAIISASNLDSGDIFSQDSFDNARIRLLKHDLFSSIYVEALDISALERKETRIDIIIHARLKTGFSLGLSPQYSTFRGYIFALDFTLNKLNDDGLRFFSNASVSQEKQQQTFASSETQQILGRNISLGLSESLFKLGPIVTPIDMSTTFGYQVAAETLTNREYYTATLAGDWKPSYFDLNWNFRQSLVYEKSQSTSSESAIVQTLDSPSVTVKELVSSLTLDTRNNEAWPTSGSLLNFQYGFARFGLGSQVQFNRFGFSYDTFFPIYKKLSAGISLGGKFIIDTVNEDGQTVTPPASRRATLTESALVRGFPETYGNTAPGPLLWIHYQNNGVANCNTQLASLGATNLMYLKAETRYRFNDFFGMVLFVDSATNYFTQQETNQINSIINSKVASALPSNNQCVPDNAALIAPSPVRLQDTNFLEQYWQQAYISTGIGLRMIVGNYVTIRLDYGYPLKDPSSDPECVTPAQALSSNTPPKCVSRIQDSFLTGYLKFRGAIHFNVGAQF, encoded by the coding sequence TTGGAAGTCAATAAGTTTATTAAAATAATTTTCTTTGTATTGTTTAGTTTTATTTCTTTTACAGTTTTTGGACAAATAAATAAGTATAGGTTGCTTGATCCATCAGTCGCTCCGCGATCTGTTGAACTGCACTTATTTGTCGATGGAAAAGAAGTGAATTTTTATTCAGATATACTTGTAACTTTGTCATCCGTACCATTAAGTGAGTTAGATGACGCTATTATTTCTGAGTTGATTGAAACAAAATTATATCAGAATGTAGAAGTTGAAAAATTTATTACAAAAAATAATGAAATTATTTTCATTACAAAAGCAACCACAATTAAAAGAATTCAAGAAATAATAATTAATGGTTTAAATTCTTCTGAATTATCAGAATACTTAAGAATTATTACTAGTCAAAGAGGGCAGCCTTTTAACGAATCTATATTAAATTCTGATGCAGAAAAAATTCGGAAAAATTTATATGAACATGGGTTTTTAAATGCTAAAATAATATCAACAAAAGTTAATGAAATCTCTAGTGATTATGTTCAGGTTGTATTTGATGTTGAAAAAAATAATCCTTGCCGTATAGATCAAGTGGTTATTGAAGATTCTTATGCAAATATATTAAATTTTATTACAGCGCCTATAGAAACTGGAACTCTTTGTGATTTAAAAGTAATTAAAGAAACTTTAGATTTGACTAAAGAAAATTATTTAGAACAAGGTTATTTGCAAGCTAAAGTTGATTTAAAAAATATTTCATATTCTGCAACTAAGGAAAGTGCTAAATTATCATTAGAGATTGATAAGGGCCCAAGAACTACATTTCAAATTTATGATCAAGAAACGGGCGTTTTATTGCAAGATTTTCTTCAATCAAAGCAAAGTTTAACTTATTCAGATATTATTTTGATGACAGATAGTGATTTAGTTTCTAATTTAACTACTTTTTATCAAAAAGAAGGTTATGCATTTCCTGTTGTATCAGAACCGGAAAGAGTAATTGATAGCAAAGGAAATACTGTTTTAAAATTTTTAGTAAAAAAAGGGCCATTAGTTAAAATTGGGAAAGTTACATTTATTGGACATTTACCACAAAGTGAAGATGACGTTCTAGAATATATTGGATTAAAAAAAACTTTCTTCTCAACTGGAATACCTTTTTCTAAAGATAATATAGGGACTTATCGTGATAAGCTGAAAAATCTCTATTTAGAAGAAGGATTTGCTGATGTTCAAGTCGCAGCCCCAGACTTTATTCCATCACAGGATAAGTCTGAAATGGATATCATTTTTCGTATTGATAGAGGTGCAAAATATATTTTAAATCAATTAATTTTGGAAGGGTTACCTCCAGATTTTAAAATTGATCAGGCAAAAATTAATTCAATTTTAGAATTAAACTCTGCTATAAGTACAATGAAAAGAAAAGCATTAGTTGATGAATATAGAAGACAATTATTGGTTAAAGGTTATCTTTATAATCAAATTTTAATTAATCAAGAAATTATTTCAAATCAGGTAGATATCAAAAAAGTAAATTTAAAATTAACGGTTTATCCTGGACAAGTAGTAAGAATTAGGAAGATATTTGTCGATAGTGATATAGTTGGAAAAGATAGTGCTATTATTTCTGCTTCTAATTTAGATTCAGGAGACATTTTTTCTCAAGATAGTTTTGATAACGCAAGAATTCGTTTACTTAAACATGATTTATTTTCATCAATTTATGTTGAAGCTTTAGATATTTCTGCACTTGAACGGAAAGAAACAAGAATAGACATTATTATTCATGCCAGATTAAAAACAGGTTTTTCTTTAGGATTATCACCTCAATATTCGACATTTCGTGGATATATATTTGCATTGGATTTTACTTTAAATAAACTAAATGATGATGGATTACGTTTTTTTTCTAATGCTTCTGTTTCACAAGAAAAGCAACAACAAACCTTTGCTTCAAGTGAAACGCAGCAAATATTAGGACGAAATATAAGTTTAGGTCTTTCCGAATCTTTGTTTAAATTGGGGCCAATAGTAACACCGATTGATATGAGTACAACATTTGGTTACCAAGTGGCAGCTGAAACTTTAACTAATAGAGAATATTATACTGCTACTTTGGCTGGTGATTGGAAACCGTCATATTTTGATTTGAATTGGAATTTTAGGCAGTCTTTAGTTTATGAAAAATCGCAATCTACGAGCTCAGAAAGTGCTATTGTGCAAACATTAGACAGTCCCTCTGTTACTGTAAAGGAACTTGTTTCAAGTTTAACTTTAGATACTAGAAATAATGAGGCTTGGCCCACTTCGGGATCTCTATTAAATTTTCAATATGGTTTTGCCCGATTTGGTTTGGGATCGCAGGTTCAATTCAATCGTTTTGGTTTTTCCTATGATACTTTTTTTCCAATATATAAAAAATTAAGCGCAGGAATTTCTTTAGGCGGTAAGTTTATTATAGATACCGTTAACGAAGATGGACAAACGGTAACACCTCCAGCTTCCAGACGTGCAACTTTAACAGAGTCAGCTTTAGTGAGAGGATTTCCAGAGACATATGGAAATACTGCCCCAGGACCGTTATTGTGGATTCATTATCAAAACAATGGAGTTGCAAATTGTAATACACAACTTGCTTCTCTTGGTGCAACAAACCTAATGTATTTAAAAGCTGAAACAAGATATAGATTTAATGACTTTTTCGGTATGGTTTTATTTGTAGATTCAGCAACAAATTATTTTACCCAGCAAGAAACAAATCAAATTAACTCAATTATAAACTCTAAAGTTGCTAGTGCTTTGCCTTCTAATAATCAATGCGTTCCTGATAATGCCGCATTAATAGCACCTAGTCCAGTACGTTTGCAAGACACTAATTTTTTAGAACAATATTGGCAACAAGCCTATATTTCAACAGGGATTGGCCTAAGAATGATTGTCGGTAATTACGTTACTATAAGATTAGATTATGGATATCCTTTAAAAGATCCTTCTTCGGACCCTGAGTGCGTAACCCCTGCACAAGCTTTATCTTCAAATACGCCACCTAAGTGTGTTAGTAGAATTCAAGATTCTTTTCTTACTGGCTATTTAAAGTTTAGAGGTGCTATCCACTTTAATGTAGGGGCACAATTTTAA